In Perca flavescens isolate YP-PL-M2 chromosome 7, PFLA_1.0, whole genome shotgun sequence, the following proteins share a genomic window:
- the dennd2c gene encoding DENN domain-containing protein 2C isoform X1, which yields MLALRQEQGRRGGGEVDHLQKGATVAWQGCQSGRPPSHKKGINIREKISQWEGRHQQGSSQDAGVKAHPPTVSRTLSGDVLGNECSNEGSRGGLHAKPSLSKSNSLGLDFRESLAQAGHGVVGRKSEPLQKCSTEFLTTTPGNKPLAAQMFASPKVEANTADSTGKQIFTANGVQKTDRILDVEVVSKLLPLSTHDQEDNMPAGNFYTSRGFWRKLEGDRLLWEKGRESSGAQPPPKPLRTFQYRGANNNNTGHTVLRDSRSPHNHSNVRTSRVAHPPSFPPPPCPVAKTNGLSRHKKNRKSFEYEDAARLTTKQGTMGGEETQSGLYHAYSDDNIYEDIVCEVTRDDPYEDVKLSPMCLPIARPHGPKLPPKPQTLQGNAGKVERNRFQTLAASISLADPPKPATPQRASTQKIQKTPQYVNKIETIFDDKRGRKRVRNQGLSVREETSGTESDPEDNTKAGSRRSVYIQSTLKRRPGYRTLERDLIQLQQQQLFQIFVVVSLRKGPPGNTYSPEITQQFPKLFEKSSRLSKEAEDQLKVIPKFCFPDLQDWKPSSHMPSETFSFVLTGEDGSRWFCYCRKILPIGKGKRLPEVHCIVSKLGCFNLFAKILEEVEKRREISPALVYPFMRSVMEAPFPAPGRTVTIKSFLPGSGNEVLTLCRPVDSRLEHVDFDSLLQCLSVGNLLQVFASLLLERRVIFIADKLSVLSRCSHAVLALLYPFTWQHTFVPVLPASMLDISCSPTPFLIGVLAPCLPTLLELPIEEVLIVDLCADKFVIQLGDEDCILPSKLQAALQQILEERDDILREKDRDSCGGQQANLSSLLSEGFVRFFVELVGHYPLHMVESSNGSRELQRDSFRKSHPSRGVRQFLQLFMDTQMFAGFIQDKELCKAGGRGLFEVRVAEYLDSYPEPEPSGVNKFLKGLGNKMKLLQIK from the exons ATGCTGGCTCTGAGGCAAGAGCAGGGCAGGCGAGGGGGTGGTGAAGTTGATCACCTGCAGAAAGGGGCCACTGTGGCTTGGCAGGGCTGCCAGTCAGGAAGGCCCCCTTCTCACAAGAAGGGCATTAACATCAGGGAGAAGATCTCCCAGTGGGAAGGTCGCCACCAGCAGGGCAGCAGCCAGGATGCCGGGGTGAAAGCACATCCTCCGACTGTATCCCGAACTCTATCTGGAGATGTTCTGGGCAACGAATGTTCCAACGAGGGATCGAGAGGTGGACTTCACGCAAAACCCAGCCTCTCCAAATCAAATAGTTTGGGTTTAGATTTTCGGGAATCCCTAGCACAAGCTGGACATGGTGTGGTTGGTAGGAAGTCAGAACCTCTGCAGAAATGTTCCACTGAATTTTTAACCACAACACCAGGAAATAAACCACTCGCAGCACAAATGTTTGCGTCTCCCAAAGTGGAGGCTAACACGGCTGACTCTACAGGTAAACAAATCTTCACTGCTAATGGCGTTCAAAAAACGGATCGCATCTTGGATGTTGAAGTAGTTTCTAAACTTCTACCTCTATCAACTCATGACCAAGAAGACAACATGCCTGCTGGAAACTTCTACACTTCACGGGGTTTCTGGCGTAAGCTTGAAGGGGACAGACTGCTCTGGGAGAAAGGCAGGGAGTCTTCAGGAGCTCAGCCTCCTCCCAAACCTCTGCGGACATTCCAGTATCGGggagccaacaacaacaacacggGGCACACAGTGTTGCGGGACAGCAGATCCCCTCATAACCACTCCAACGTGAGGACTAGCAGGGTAGCCCACCCACCTAGCTTCCCACCTCCCCCATGTCCTGTAGCAAAGACTAATGGGCTTTCAAGGCATAAAAAGAACAG GAAGTCCTTTGAGTACGAGGATGCGGCGCGTCTGACTACGAAGCAAGGCACTATGGGAGGCGAGGAAACACAATCGGGCCTTTACCATGCCTACTCTGACGACAATATTTATGAGGACATCGTTT GTGAAGTGACCCGAGATGACCCCTATGAGGATGTCAAGCTATCTCCCATGTGTCTCCCTATTGCAAGGCCTCACGGcccaaag CTCCCTCCTAAACCCCAAACGTTGCAAGGCAATGCTGGCAAAGTGGAAAGGAACAGGTTCCAAACATTAGCAGCTTCCATATCACTTGCAGACCCTCCAAAACCAGCTACACCCCAGCGGGCAAGcactcaaaaaatacagaagACGCCTCAG TACGTCAACAAGATTGAGACCATCTTTGACGACAagcgagggagaaagagagtaaGGAACCAGGGACTCTCAGTGCGAG AGGAGACCAGCGGGACAGAGAGTGACCCTGAGGACAACACCAAAG CAGGCTCCAGGAGATCAGTTTACATCCAGTCTACACTGAAACGTCGGCCAGGCTACCGCACCCTGGAGAGAGACCTgatccagctgcagcagcagcagcttttcCAGATCTTTGTGGTGGTGTCGCTGAGAAAAGGCCCCCCAGGAAACACCTACTCCCCTGAAATCACACAGCAGTTCCCCAAACTG TTTGAGAAGTCATCCCGGTTATCCAAAGAGGCTGAGGATCAGCTGAAAGTTATTCCCAAGTTCTGCTTCCCCGACTTGCAGGACTGGAAGCCCTCTTCACACATGCCAAG TGAGACCTTCTCCTTTGTCCTGACCGGAGAGGACGGCAGCCGCTGGTTTTGTTACTGCCGTAAGATCTTG cCCATTGGAAAGGGGAAGAGGCTTCCTGAGGTGCACTGCATTGTCAGCAAACTGGGCTGTTTCAACCTCTTTGCAAAG ATtttggaggaggtggagaagcGCAGGGAGATTTCCCCAGCCCTGGTGTATCCTTTTATGCGTAGCGTGATGGAGGCCCCTTTTCCAGCCCCCGGACGCACAGTCACCATCAAGAGCTTCCTTCCAGGCTCTGGGAATGAG GTACTGACTTTGTGTCGACCAGTGGACTCCAGACTGGAGCACGTGGACTTTGACAGTCTGCTGCAGTGTCTCAGTGTTGGGAATCTCTTGCAGGTGTTTGCCTCCCTCCTGCTTGAGAGGAGGGTCATCTTCATCGCTGACAAACTCAG TGTGTTGTCTCGGTGTAGCCATGCAGTGCTGGCGCTGCTGTACCCCTTCACCTGGCAGCATACCTTTGTGCCTGTGCTGCCAGCCAGCATGTTGGACATCAGCTGCTCACCTACCCCATTCCTCATTGGGGTGCTGGCCCCCTGCCTGCCAACGCTGCTGGAGCTGCCCATCGAGGAG GTGCTCATAGTGGATCTGTGTGCAGACAAGTTTGTCATTCAG CTGGGTGATGAAGACTGCATCCTGCCCAGTAAACTGCAGGCAGCACTGCAGCAGATCCTGGAGGAGAGGGACGATATcctgagagagaaagatagagacaGTTGTGGAG GTCAGCAGGCTAACCTGAGCTCTCTGCTGTCTGAGGGTTTTGTGCGGTTCTTTGTGGAGCTGGTGGGCCACTATCCTCTGCACATGGTCGAGTCCTCCAATGGAAGCAGGGAGCTTCAGCGCGACAGCTTCCGCAAATCACACCCCTCCCGCGGAGTCCGCCAGTTCCTGCAGCTCTTCATGGATACTCAGATGTTTGCCGGCTTCATTCAGGACAAAGAGCTGTGCAAGGCAGGAGGAAGAG GTCTCTTTGAGGTCAGAGTGGCCGAGTATCTGGATTCGTACCCTGAGCCAGAGCCGAGTGGTGTGAACAAATTTCTTAAAGGACTGG gaaacaaGATGAAACTCctacaaattaaatga
- the dennd2c gene encoding DENN domain-containing protein 2C isoform X2, whose amino-acid sequence MLALRQEQGRRGGGEVDHLQKGATVAWQGCQSGRPPSHKKGINIREKISQWEGRHQQGSSQDAGVKAHPPTVSRTLSGDVLGNECSNEGSRGGLHAKPSLSKSNSLGLDFRESLAQAGHGVVGRKSEPLQKCSTEFLTTTPGNKPLAAQMFASPKVEANTADSTGKQIFTANGVQKTDRILDVEVVSKLLPLSTHDQEDNMPAGNFYTSRGFWRKLEGDRLLWEKGRESSGAQPPPKPLRTFQYRGANNNNTGHTVLRDSRSPHNHSNVRTSRVAHPPSFPPPPCPVAKTNGLSRHKKNRKSFEYEDAARLTTKQGTMGGEETQSGLYHAYSDDNIYEDIVCEVTRDDPYEDVKLSPMCLPIARPHGPKLPPKPQTLQGNAGKVERNRFQTLAASISLADPPKPATPQRASTQKIQKTPQYVNKIETIFDDKRGRKRVRNQGLSVREETSGTESDPEDNTKGSRRSVYIQSTLKRRPGYRTLERDLIQLQQQQLFQIFVVVSLRKGPPGNTYSPEITQQFPKLFEKSSRLSKEAEDQLKVIPKFCFPDLQDWKPSSHMPSETFSFVLTGEDGSRWFCYCRKILPIGKGKRLPEVHCIVSKLGCFNLFAKILEEVEKRREISPALVYPFMRSVMEAPFPAPGRTVTIKSFLPGSGNEVLTLCRPVDSRLEHVDFDSLLQCLSVGNLLQVFASLLLERRVIFIADKLSVLSRCSHAVLALLYPFTWQHTFVPVLPASMLDISCSPTPFLIGVLAPCLPTLLELPIEEVLIVDLCADKFVIQLGDEDCILPSKLQAALQQILEERDDILREKDRDSCGGQQANLSSLLSEGFVRFFVELVGHYPLHMVESSNGSRELQRDSFRKSHPSRGVRQFLQLFMDTQMFAGFIQDKELCKAGGRGLFEVRVAEYLDSYPEPEPSGVNKFLKGLGNKMKLLQIK is encoded by the exons ATGCTGGCTCTGAGGCAAGAGCAGGGCAGGCGAGGGGGTGGTGAAGTTGATCACCTGCAGAAAGGGGCCACTGTGGCTTGGCAGGGCTGCCAGTCAGGAAGGCCCCCTTCTCACAAGAAGGGCATTAACATCAGGGAGAAGATCTCCCAGTGGGAAGGTCGCCACCAGCAGGGCAGCAGCCAGGATGCCGGGGTGAAAGCACATCCTCCGACTGTATCCCGAACTCTATCTGGAGATGTTCTGGGCAACGAATGTTCCAACGAGGGATCGAGAGGTGGACTTCACGCAAAACCCAGCCTCTCCAAATCAAATAGTTTGGGTTTAGATTTTCGGGAATCCCTAGCACAAGCTGGACATGGTGTGGTTGGTAGGAAGTCAGAACCTCTGCAGAAATGTTCCACTGAATTTTTAACCACAACACCAGGAAATAAACCACTCGCAGCACAAATGTTTGCGTCTCCCAAAGTGGAGGCTAACACGGCTGACTCTACAGGTAAACAAATCTTCACTGCTAATGGCGTTCAAAAAACGGATCGCATCTTGGATGTTGAAGTAGTTTCTAAACTTCTACCTCTATCAACTCATGACCAAGAAGACAACATGCCTGCTGGAAACTTCTACACTTCACGGGGTTTCTGGCGTAAGCTTGAAGGGGACAGACTGCTCTGGGAGAAAGGCAGGGAGTCTTCAGGAGCTCAGCCTCCTCCCAAACCTCTGCGGACATTCCAGTATCGGggagccaacaacaacaacacggGGCACACAGTGTTGCGGGACAGCAGATCCCCTCATAACCACTCCAACGTGAGGACTAGCAGGGTAGCCCACCCACCTAGCTTCCCACCTCCCCCATGTCCTGTAGCAAAGACTAATGGGCTTTCAAGGCATAAAAAGAACAG GAAGTCCTTTGAGTACGAGGATGCGGCGCGTCTGACTACGAAGCAAGGCACTATGGGAGGCGAGGAAACACAATCGGGCCTTTACCATGCCTACTCTGACGACAATATTTATGAGGACATCGTTT GTGAAGTGACCCGAGATGACCCCTATGAGGATGTCAAGCTATCTCCCATGTGTCTCCCTATTGCAAGGCCTCACGGcccaaag CTCCCTCCTAAACCCCAAACGTTGCAAGGCAATGCTGGCAAAGTGGAAAGGAACAGGTTCCAAACATTAGCAGCTTCCATATCACTTGCAGACCCTCCAAAACCAGCTACACCCCAGCGGGCAAGcactcaaaaaatacagaagACGCCTCAG TACGTCAACAAGATTGAGACCATCTTTGACGACAagcgagggagaaagagagtaaGGAACCAGGGACTCTCAGTGCGAG AGGAGACCAGCGGGACAGAGAGTGACCCTGAGGACAACACCAAAG GCTCCAGGAGATCAGTTTACATCCAGTCTACACTGAAACGTCGGCCAGGCTACCGCACCCTGGAGAGAGACCTgatccagctgcagcagcagcagcttttcCAGATCTTTGTGGTGGTGTCGCTGAGAAAAGGCCCCCCAGGAAACACCTACTCCCCTGAAATCACACAGCAGTTCCCCAAACTG TTTGAGAAGTCATCCCGGTTATCCAAAGAGGCTGAGGATCAGCTGAAAGTTATTCCCAAGTTCTGCTTCCCCGACTTGCAGGACTGGAAGCCCTCTTCACACATGCCAAG TGAGACCTTCTCCTTTGTCCTGACCGGAGAGGACGGCAGCCGCTGGTTTTGTTACTGCCGTAAGATCTTG cCCATTGGAAAGGGGAAGAGGCTTCCTGAGGTGCACTGCATTGTCAGCAAACTGGGCTGTTTCAACCTCTTTGCAAAG ATtttggaggaggtggagaagcGCAGGGAGATTTCCCCAGCCCTGGTGTATCCTTTTATGCGTAGCGTGATGGAGGCCCCTTTTCCAGCCCCCGGACGCACAGTCACCATCAAGAGCTTCCTTCCAGGCTCTGGGAATGAG GTACTGACTTTGTGTCGACCAGTGGACTCCAGACTGGAGCACGTGGACTTTGACAGTCTGCTGCAGTGTCTCAGTGTTGGGAATCTCTTGCAGGTGTTTGCCTCCCTCCTGCTTGAGAGGAGGGTCATCTTCATCGCTGACAAACTCAG TGTGTTGTCTCGGTGTAGCCATGCAGTGCTGGCGCTGCTGTACCCCTTCACCTGGCAGCATACCTTTGTGCCTGTGCTGCCAGCCAGCATGTTGGACATCAGCTGCTCACCTACCCCATTCCTCATTGGGGTGCTGGCCCCCTGCCTGCCAACGCTGCTGGAGCTGCCCATCGAGGAG GTGCTCATAGTGGATCTGTGTGCAGACAAGTTTGTCATTCAG CTGGGTGATGAAGACTGCATCCTGCCCAGTAAACTGCAGGCAGCACTGCAGCAGATCCTGGAGGAGAGGGACGATATcctgagagagaaagatagagacaGTTGTGGAG GTCAGCAGGCTAACCTGAGCTCTCTGCTGTCTGAGGGTTTTGTGCGGTTCTTTGTGGAGCTGGTGGGCCACTATCCTCTGCACATGGTCGAGTCCTCCAATGGAAGCAGGGAGCTTCAGCGCGACAGCTTCCGCAAATCACACCCCTCCCGCGGAGTCCGCCAGTTCCTGCAGCTCTTCATGGATACTCAGATGTTTGCCGGCTTCATTCAGGACAAAGAGCTGTGCAAGGCAGGAGGAAGAG GTCTCTTTGAGGTCAGAGTGGCCGAGTATCTGGATTCGTACCCTGAGCCAGAGCCGAGTGGTGTGAACAAATTTCTTAAAGGACTGG gaaacaaGATGAAACTCctacaaattaaatga